From the genome of Staphylococcus haemolyticus, one region includes:
- a CDS encoding S1 domain-containing RNA-binding protein, with translation MSIEVGNKLKGKVTGIKKFGAFVELPEGKSGLVHISEVADNYVENVEDHLSVGDEVEVKVLSIADDGKISLSIKKAKDRPRRPQHKSNHNRSPQQKGEDFEKKLSNFLKDSEDKLASIKRQTESRRGGKGSRR, from the coding sequence ATGTCAATCGAAGTAGGAAACAAGCTAAAAGGTAAAGTTACTGGTATCAAAAAATTTGGTGCATTCGTAGAGTTACCTGAAGGGAAAAGTGGCTTAGTTCATATCAGTGAAGTGGCTGATAACTATGTTGAGAATGTTGAAGATCACCTATCAGTTGGAGACGAAGTTGAAGTTAAAGTCTTATCTATTGCAGATGACGGTAAAATTAGCCTTTCAATAAAAAAAGCAAAAGATCGCCCTCGTAGACCACAACATAAATCAAATCACAATAGATCACCACAACAAAAAGGTGAAGATTTTGAAAAGAAATTAAGCAATTTCTTAAAAGATAGTGAAGATAAATTAGCATCTATTAAACGACAAACTGAATCAAGACGTGGCGGTAAAGGTTCAAGACGCTAA
- the divIC gene encoding cell division protein DivIC gives MSKKVEEIGNQYTSDKNRKRQRQQKKMRVVRRRVTVFGGILLAIIIILSIMLVVQKQSNDKAAVERKHKEEQFQKKQDEEIALKEELSNLNNKDYIEKVARDDYYLSNKGEVIFKLPNNDDDSKSKSSNDN, from the coding sequence ATGAGTAAAAAGGTAGAAGAAATAGGAAATCAGTATACCTCCGATAAAAATCGAAAAAGGCAACGACAACAAAAGAAAATGCGTGTTGTTAGACGAAGAGTAACTGTATTCGGTGGGATATTATTAGCGATTATAATTATTCTATCCATCATGCTTGTCGTCCAAAAACAAAGCAATGATAAAGCAGCAGTTGAGCGTAAACATAAAGAGGAACAGTTTCAGAAAAAGCAAGACGAGGAAATCGCATTAAAAGAAGAACTTAGTAATTTAAATAATAAAGACTACATAGAGAAAGTAGCAAGAGACGATTATTACCTGAGCAATAAAGGTGAAGTTATTTTTAAATTGCCTAATAATGATGATGATTCTAAGTCTAAATCCTCTAATGACAACTGA
- the hpt gene encoding hypoxanthine phosphoribosyltransferase → MKDDLKEILLTEEDIQNICKDLGEQLTKDYKDKPLVCVGILKGSVMFMADLIKRIDTHLAIDFMDVSSYHGGTESTGEVQILKDLGSSIENKDVLIIEDILETGTTLKSITELLQSRKVNSLEIVTLLDKPNRRKADIEAKYVGKKIPDEFVVGYGLDYAEHYRNLPYIGTLKPEIYNK, encoded by the coding sequence ATGAAAGACGATTTAAAAGAAATATTGTTAACTGAAGAAGATATACAAAATATTTGTAAAGATTTAGGAGAACAATTAACTAAAGATTATAAAGATAAACCACTTGTATGCGTGGGTATTCTAAAAGGTTCTGTTATGTTTATGGCAGACCTAATTAAACGCATCGACACACATTTAGCAATTGATTTTATGGATGTTTCAAGCTATCATGGCGGAACTGAATCAACTGGTGAAGTTCAAATCTTAAAAGATTTAGGTTCATCTATTGAAAATAAAGACGTCCTAATCATTGAAGATATTTTAGAAACAGGTACAACATTGAAATCAATTACTGAATTATTGCAATCACGTAAAGTTAATTCACTTGAAATTGTTACATTACTGGATAAACCAAATCGTCGTAAGGCTGATATTGAAGCTAAATATGTTGGTAAGAAAATTCCTGATGAATTTGTTGTAGGTTATGGATTGGATTACGCTGAACATTATCGGAATTTACCTTATATCGGCACATTAAAACCAGAAATTTATAACAAATAA
- the hslO gene encoding Hsp33 family molecular chaperone HslO, with protein sequence MTHDYIVKSLAFDGEIRAYAALTTESVQEAQTRHYTWPTASAAMGRTMTATLLMGSMLKGEQKLTVTVDGKGPIGRIIADADAEGNVRAYVDKPQTHFPLNEQGKLDVRRAVGTDGSIQVVKDVGMKDYFSGASPIVSGELGEDFTYYFATSEQTPSSVGLGVLVNPDNSIKAAGGFIIQVMPGAKDETVTKLENAINNMQPVSKLIEQGLTPEGILNEILGEDNVQILETMQAQFECNCSHEKFLNAIKGLGEAEIQDMIKEDHGAEAICHFCGNKYNYSEAELEDLLASMNA encoded by the coding sequence ATGACACATGATTATATCGTTAAATCACTAGCTTTCGATGGAGAAATACGTGCGTACGCTGCGCTAACAACTGAATCAGTGCAAGAAGCACAAACACGTCATTATACTTGGCCAACAGCTTCAGCTGCTATGGGCAGAACAATGACAGCAACTTTATTAATGGGTTCGATGCTTAAAGGTGAACAAAAATTAACAGTAACAGTTGATGGTAAAGGACCTATTGGAAGAATCATTGCGGATGCAGATGCTGAGGGTAATGTACGTGCGTATGTGGATAAACCACAAACGCATTTTCCATTAAATGAACAAGGTAAATTAGATGTTAGACGAGCAGTTGGTACAGACGGGTCCATCCAAGTTGTGAAAGACGTTGGTATGAAAGATTATTTCTCAGGTGCAAGTCCGATTGTATCAGGTGAATTAGGAGAAGACTTCACATACTATTTTGCGACAAGTGAACAAACACCTTCATCAGTTGGTTTAGGTGTGTTAGTAAATCCTGACAATTCTATTAAAGCTGCTGGAGGATTTATTATTCAAGTAATGCCAGGCGCTAAAGATGAAACTGTAACAAAATTGGAAAATGCTATAAATAATATGCAACCCGTTTCTAAGTTAATTGAACAAGGATTGACACCAGAAGGTATTTTGAATGAAATTCTTGGTGAAGATAACGTTCAAATCTTAGAAACTATGCAAGCTCAATTTGAATGTAACTGTAGTCATGAGAAGTTTCTAAATGCAATTAAAGGTTTAGGAGAAGCTGAAATCCAAGATATGATTAAAGAGGATCATGGCGCGGAAGCTATTTGTCACTTCTGTGGTAATAAATATAATTATTCAGAAGCTGAACTTGAAGACCTATTAGCTTCAATGAATGCATAA
- a CDS encoding polysaccharide biosynthesis protein encodes MEPSNYTAFNGVVILTLALIIVKILSAIYRVPYQNVLGDTGLYAYQQIYPIVALGMILSMNAIPSAVTQTLGINGQPSSFSKVLIRFQTLGIVIFLMLLLLAHPVAILMGDSRLAPMIRMASLSYLFIGILGVCRGYYQSQRRMNIPAISQVIEQIIRVGLIIVAIGLFMIKDWSIYQAGTIAILASALGFLGSSLFLIVMKPFSFKMQNLSANIPWKDLLMATLVFALSQLLVILWQFIDSFTIVHTLQSHGLHFKEAIMQKGIYDRGASFIQMGLIVTTTFSFVLIPLLTEAIEQRNQIKMNRYANASLKITILISSAAGIGLINLLPMMNAVFFKTNSLGFTLGFYMLTVICVSLIMMDIALLQVLNCIRPILIGVTIGLVVKAILNVLLIHHYGIAGASISTVLSLICFVIILHKEVLKQYHFSQMKPFILKMFTALVIMTIIIQIIMQILPQVGRIGGLIELVVVAIIGIAVLLILVIYMNILGYKELKHLPFGEKLYHIKKGRH; translated from the coding sequence ATTGAACCCTCTAACTACACAGCGTTCAATGGCGTTGTGATTCTAACCCTTGCACTCATCATAGTTAAAATTTTAAGTGCAATTTACAGAGTGCCTTACCAAAATGTTCTCGGAGATACTGGGTTGTATGCTTATCAACAAATATATCCAATTGTGGCGCTAGGTATGATTTTATCTATGAATGCTATTCCAAGTGCGGTAACGCAAACGCTGGGTATTAATGGACAACCGTCTTCGTTTTCAAAAGTGCTAATACGATTTCAAACGTTAGGCATAGTAATATTTTTAATGCTCTTATTATTAGCGCACCCAGTGGCTATATTGATGGGAGATTCAAGACTTGCACCTATGATACGAATGGCAAGTTTGAGTTATTTATTTATTGGTATATTAGGTGTGTGTCGTGGTTATTATCAAAGTCAAAGACGTATGAATATACCCGCTATTTCCCAGGTTATTGAACAAATCATTCGTGTTGGTCTCATCATTGTAGCCATTGGTTTATTTATGATTAAAGATTGGTCGATATATCAAGCAGGAACGATTGCTATTTTAGCTTCTGCACTTGGTTTTTTAGGTTCAAGTCTCTTTTTAATAGTTATGAAACCTTTCTCTTTTAAGATGCAGAATTTATCAGCAAATATACCTTGGAAAGACTTACTTATGGCTACACTTGTATTTGCATTGAGCCAATTATTGGTCATATTATGGCAATTTATAGATAGCTTTACAATCGTTCATACACTACAATCACACGGCCTACATTTTAAAGAAGCAATCATGCAAAAAGGAATTTATGATCGTGGTGCTTCATTTATACAAATGGGTTTAATTGTTACGACAACTTTTAGTTTTGTGTTAATCCCACTTTTAACTGAAGCAATCGAACAACGAAATCAAATTAAAATGAATCGTTACGCTAATGCATCGCTTAAAATCACTATATTAATTAGTTCAGCAGCTGGTATAGGATTAATTAATTTATTACCTATGATGAATGCAGTCTTCTTTAAGACCAATAGTTTAGGTTTTACACTTGGATTCTATATGTTAACGGTTATCTGTGTATCGCTTATAATGATGGATATTGCATTATTACAAGTACTCAATTGCATTCGTCCGATATTGATTGGTGTAACTATTGGCTTAGTAGTGAAAGCGATACTCAACGTCCTATTGATTCATCATTATGGTATTGCTGGCGCTAGTATTAGCACTGTTTTGTCCCTTATTTGTTTTGTAATTATATTGCATAAAGAAGTGCTTAAGCAGTATCACTTTAGTCAAATGAAACCATTCATTTTGAAAATGTTTACTGCGCTTGTCATCATGACGATAATCATTCAAATTATTATGCAGATATTACCTCAAGTGGGACGTATAGGTGGACTTATAGAGTTAGTTGTTGTGGCAATCATAGGCATTGCCGTATTATTAATATTAGTTATATATATGAACATCTTAGGTTATAAAGAATTAAAACATTTGCCATTTGGCGAAAAGCTTTATCATATAAAGAAAGGACGACATTAA
- the ftsH gene encoding ATP-dependent zinc metalloprotease FtsH, with protein MQKAFRNVLVIAIIGVIIFGVFSYINGNGNTPKQLSYSQFVEKLDKGDLKTLEIQPEQNVYLVSGKTKNDEDYSSTILYNNEKDLQKITNEAKSQKGLDFKVKEEEKQSVFVSMLTTLIPVLIIAFLFIFFLSQAQGGGGGGRMMNFGKSKAKMYDNQKRRVRFSDVAGADEEKQELIEIVDFLKDNKKFKQMGSRIPKGVLLVGPPGTGKTLLARAVAGEAGAPFFSISGSDFVEMFVGVGASRVRDLFENAKKNAPCIIFIDEIDAVGRQRGAGVGGGHDEREQTLNQLLVEMDGFGENEGIIMIAATNRPDILDPALLRPGRFDRQIQVGRPDVKGREAILHVHSKNKPLDETVDLKAISQRTPGFSGADLENLLNEASLIAAREGKNKIDMRDIEEATDRVIAGPAKKSRVISDKERNIVAHHEAGHTVIGMVLDEAEVVHKVTIVPRGQAGGYAMMLPKQDRFLMTEPELLDKICGLLGGRVSEDINFHEVSTGASNDFERATQIARSMVTEYGMSKKLGPLQFSSSGGGQVFLGKDMQGEPNYSGQIAYEIDKEVQRIIKEQYERCKQILLDHEKELKLIAKTLLTEETLVAEQIRSLFYDGVLPEVDYDAARVVKDEDSDYSEGKYGKSYDDIREEQLEEGKEDMREDRKEDNDMNRERRHRQRDDRDNQTGHDQLRDGSNGDNDQHRGHSNNEEDTGHEQSPNIDKPYNPNDPNNPSNR; from the coding sequence ATGCAAAAAGCTTTTCGCAATGTGCTTGTTATCGCAATTATTGGCGTTATTATATTCGGCGTATTTTCTTACATAAATGGGAATGGCAATACACCGAAACAACTTTCCTATTCACAGTTTGTAGAGAAATTGGATAAAGGTGATTTAAAGACCTTAGAAATCCAACCTGAGCAAAATGTGTACTTGGTAAGTGGTAAAACAAAAAATGATGAAGATTACTCTTCAACGATTTTATACAATAACGAAAAAGACTTACAAAAAATTACAAATGAAGCAAAAAGCCAAAAAGGACTAGATTTTAAAGTTAAAGAAGAAGAGAAACAAAGTGTCTTCGTAAGTATGTTGACAACATTAATTCCTGTATTAATTATTGCTTTCCTATTCATTTTCTTCCTTAGCCAAGCACAAGGCGGCGGCGGTGGCGGTCGTATGATGAACTTTGGTAAATCCAAAGCTAAAATGTACGATAACCAAAAACGTCGTGTACGATTCTCAGATGTCGCTGGTGCAGATGAAGAAAAACAAGAATTAATTGAAATAGTAGATTTCTTAAAAGATAATAAGAAATTCAAACAAATGGGTTCAAGAATACCTAAAGGTGTATTACTTGTAGGCCCTCCTGGTACAGGTAAAACATTACTAGCACGTGCCGTAGCTGGTGAAGCGGGTGCACCATTCTTCTCAATCAGTGGTTCAGACTTTGTTGAAATGTTCGTTGGTGTCGGTGCAAGCCGTGTGCGTGACTTATTCGAAAATGCGAAAAAGAATGCACCATGTATTATCTTTATCGATGAAATTGATGCAGTAGGACGTCAACGTGGTGCAGGTGTTGGTGGCGGTCACGATGAACGTGAACAAACGCTTAACCAATTACTAGTTGAAATGGATGGTTTCGGTGAAAACGAAGGTATTATCATGATTGCTGCAACTAACCGTCCTGATATCTTAGACCCAGCGTTACTACGCCCTGGTCGTTTCGATAGACAAATTCAAGTTGGCCGTCCAGATGTTAAAGGTCGTGAGGCTATTCTTCATGTACACTCTAAAAACAAACCACTTGATGAAACTGTCGACTTAAAAGCTATTTCACAAAGAACACCTGGCTTCTCAGGGGCAGATTTAGAGAATTTATTAAATGAAGCATCTTTAATTGCTGCACGTGAAGGTAAAAACAAAATTGACATGCGTGATATCGAAGAAGCTACAGACCGTGTTATTGCTGGTCCAGCTAAAAAATCACGTGTCATTTCAGATAAAGAACGTAATATTGTAGCTCACCATGAAGCGGGTCATACAGTTATCGGTATGGTACTCGATGAAGCAGAAGTTGTTCATAAAGTAACAATTGTTCCTCGTGGACAAGCTGGTGGTTACGCAATGATGTTACCTAAACAAGATCGTTTCTTAATGACAGAACCTGAATTATTAGATAAAATTTGTGGTTTATTAGGTGGTCGTGTATCCGAAGATATCAATTTCCATGAAGTATCAACTGGTGCATCAAATGACTTCGAAAGAGCAACTCAAATCGCACGTTCTATGGTTACTGAGTATGGTATGAGTAAAAAACTTGGACCATTACAATTCTCATCTAGCGGCGGTGGACAAGTATTCTTAGGTAAAGATATGCAAGGTGAACCTAACTATTCTGGTCAAATCGCTTATGAAATTGATAAAGAAGTTCAACGTATTATTAAAGAACAATATGAACGTTGTAAACAAATCTTATTAGACCATGAAAAAGAACTTAAACTTATCGCTAAAACATTGTTAACAGAAGAAACATTAGTAGCTGAACAAATCCGTTCATTATTCTATGATGGTGTATTACCTGAAGTAGATTATGATGCTGCTCGTGTTGTTAAAGATGAAGATTCTGACTATAGCGAAGGTAAATATGGTAAATCTTACGACGATATCCGCGAAGAACAACTAGAAGAAGGAAAAGAAGACATGCGAGAAGATCGTAAAGAAGATAATGACATGAATCGCGAACGTAGACATCGTCAAAGAGATGATAGAGATAATCAAACAGGACATGATCAATTACGTGACGGTTCAAATGGAGACAATGATCAACATCGTGGACATTCAAATAATGAAGAAGACACAGGTCATGAACAATCTCCAAATATTGACAAACCATATAATCCAAACGATCCAAACAACCCTAGCAATAGATAA
- the cysK gene encoding cysteine synthase A encodes MAQKPVDNITQIIGNTPVVKLRNVVDEDAADVYVKLEYQNPGGSVKDRIALAMIEKAEKEGKIKPGDTIVEPTSGNTGIGLAFVCAAKGYKAVFTMPETMSSERRNLLKAYGAELVLTPGSEAMKGAIKKAKELKEEHGYFEPQQFENPANPEIHALTTGPELVEQFEGKQIDAFLAGVGTGGTLSGVGKVLKEKYPNVEIVAIEPEASPVLSGGEPGPHKLQGLGAGFVPDTLDTNIYDSIIKVDNDTAMETSRRVAKEEGILAGISSGAAIHAAIQKAKELGKGKTVVTVLPSNGERYLSTPLYSFDD; translated from the coding sequence ATGGCACAAAAACCAGTAGATAACATTACTCAAATTATTGGAAATACACCGGTAGTAAAATTAAGAAACGTTGTAGATGAAGATGCAGCAGATGTATACGTAAAATTAGAATATCAAAATCCAGGTGGTTCAGTAAAAGACCGTATCGCATTAGCTATGATCGAAAAAGCTGAAAAAGAAGGGAAAATTAAACCAGGTGATACGATTGTAGAACCAACAAGTGGTAACACAGGTATCGGTTTAGCTTTCGTATGTGCAGCTAAAGGTTATAAAGCAGTATTTACAATGCCTGAAACAATGAGTTCTGAACGTCGTAACTTATTAAAAGCTTATGGTGCAGAATTAGTTTTAACACCAGGTTCAGAAGCTATGAAAGGCGCTATTAAAAAAGCAAAAGAATTAAAAGAAGAGCATGGTTACTTCGAACCACAACAATTCGAAAACCCAGCAAACCCTGAAATTCATGCGTTAACTACAGGCCCAGAATTAGTAGAACAATTTGAAGGTAAACAAATTGACGCTTTCTTAGCAGGTGTAGGTACAGGCGGTACTTTATCTGGTGTAGGTAAAGTCTTAAAAGAAAAATATCCTAATGTTGAAATCGTTGCTATAGAGCCTGAAGCATCACCAGTATTAAGTGGTGGTGAGCCAGGACCACATAAATTGCAAGGTTTAGGTGCAGGGTTCGTACCGGATACTTTAGATACAAATATTTATGATAGTATCATCAAAGTAGACAACGATACAGCTATGGAAACATCACGTCGCGTTGCTAAAGAAGAAGGTATCCTAGCAGGTATTTCTTCTGGTGCTGCAATTCATGCCGCAATTCAAAAAGCTAAAGAATTAGGTAAAGGTAAAACAGTTGTAACAGTATTGCCAAGTAATGGTGAACGTTACTTATCAACACCTTTATATTCATTCGATGATTAA
- the tilS gene encoding tRNA lysidine(34) synthetase TilS, protein MKVNTSLWNNTEHIVIAVSTGVDSMSLFHNLLSQSSRTYKQLTCLHVNHGLREASHKEEAFIEAFCKQYEITCYVKHLNLTDVVAQGKSIQADARQLRYEWFDEMMKRLDADVLLTAHHLDDQLETIFYRLFTGRSTRSTLGIDVQSIRNHYTICRPLLEVSKEDIRDYQHKYQVPYYEDSSNSDNKYVRNDIRNRLLPAINQNADLDSTHLLKLKRWHDIQLQESRKKAQSFIENDCLINKNGTQIQFSRNAFNQLDDIAKMILLDQLFEQLQLNKAFSEKQYHEWFHQISNQIAQFEISLTEKWIIQIAYDKFIILAKNEPSLLDNQIVNDADTYRFGHYLVVIHPTIPKQQLPLLIRTRHNGDKVELNGQKGHKKVSRLFIDHKIPNDVRMQMPLIEDQYHQIIAVGNLYIAKAYNQHIEIKKIGDE, encoded by the coding sequence TTGAAAGTTAATACGTCACTATGGAACAATACTGAACATATTGTGATTGCTGTTTCGACAGGTGTAGATAGTATGTCACTCTTCCACAATTTACTTTCACAATCATCTCGTACTTATAAACAATTGACCTGTCTTCATGTTAATCATGGCTTACGAGAAGCATCACATAAGGAAGAAGCGTTTATAGAAGCATTTTGTAAACAATATGAGATAACTTGCTATGTAAAGCATTTGAATTTAACGGATGTAGTAGCGCAAGGGAAGAGTATACAAGCTGATGCTCGACAATTGCGTTATGAGTGGTTTGACGAAATGATGAAAAGGTTAGATGCAGATGTATTACTTACAGCACATCATTTAGATGACCAGCTAGAAACAATCTTCTATAGACTATTTACTGGACGTTCTACACGAAGTACTCTAGGGATAGATGTTCAATCAATTCGTAATCATTACACAATATGTCGGCCATTACTTGAAGTTTCAAAAGAAGACATACGCGACTATCAGCACAAATATCAAGTTCCTTATTATGAAGATAGCTCAAACAGTGACAATAAATATGTTAGGAATGACATTCGCAATCGACTATTACCAGCGATTAATCAAAATGCAGATCTTGATAGTACGCATTTACTAAAATTGAAACGTTGGCATGATATTCAATTACAGGAGAGTCGAAAAAAAGCCCAATCCTTTATAGAGAATGATTGTCTAATTAATAAAAATGGAACTCAAATACAATTTTCACGAAATGCATTTAATCAACTTGATGATATAGCTAAAATGATATTGTTAGATCAGCTCTTCGAACAACTGCAGTTGAATAAGGCATTTTCAGAGAAACAATATCATGAATGGTTTCATCAGATTAGTAATCAAATCGCACAATTTGAGATATCCCTCACTGAAAAATGGATAATTCAAATAGCATATGATAAATTTATTATATTGGCGAAAAATGAGCCGTCATTATTAGATAATCAAATCGTGAATGATGCAGATACATATCGTTTCGGACATTATCTCGTTGTTATACATCCGACGATTCCTAAACAACAATTACCATTATTGATACGAACTCGCCACAATGGAGATAAAGTCGAACTAAATGGACAAAAAGGTCATAAAAAAGTGAGTCGTTTGTTTATAGATCACAAAATTCCAAATGATGTGCGCATGCAAATGCCATTAATTGAAGATCAATACCATCAAATTATTGCTGTAGGTAATTTATATATTGCTAAAGCATATAATCAACATATAGAAATCAAAAAAATTGGAGATGAATAA
- a CDS encoding RNA-binding S4 domain-containing protein, protein MRLDKYLKVSRLVKRRTLAKEISDQGRITINGNVAKAGTDVKVEDELVIRFGQKLVTVKVTGLSEHASKENAKGMYDLIKEERINQNQFEEE, encoded by the coding sequence ATGAGATTAGATAAATATTTAAAAGTATCGCGACTTGTTAAACGTCGTACTTTAGCGAAAGAGATAAGTGATCAAGGACGTATTACCATTAATGGGAATGTAGCTAAAGCTGGAACAGATGTTAAGGTAGAAGATGAATTAGTTATTCGTTTCGGACAAAAGCTTGTTACAGTTAAAGTAACTGGTTTAAGCGAACATGCTTCTAAAGAAAATGCTAAAGGTATGTACGATTTAATTAAAGAAGAACGTATTAATCAGAATCAATTTGAAGAAGAATAG
- a CDS encoding MazG nucleotide pyrophosphohydrolase domain-containing protein — protein sequence MTHTITIVGLGNYGLDELPLGIYRFLIQQPLVYTRTLDHPVINQLQDELKFESFDTIYEKNEDFDSVYQQIVDVLIEKAQSQDVVYAVPGHPRVAETTTAKLLDYNDHHQDVNVKMLGGKSFIDDIFAAINQDPNDGFTLLDGTALTEQLLNVRTHTLITQVYSAMVAADIKITLMEHYPDDFPVKIVTGAHSTGASVLEVPLFELDHHEDAFNNLTSVYVPKVTNDEVLYRNFDYAVEIIDRLVDDETGCPWDRVQTHASLKRYLLEESFELFEAIDNEDDWHMIEELGDILLQVLLHASIGKKEGYMDIQEIIESLSAKMIRRHPHIFGDEKAASIEELNDIWQTAKSKEGKAPRVKFEKVFADHFMALYDKTKNKDFDEETLRNFLQQGEKDS from the coding sequence ATGACACATACAATTACAATTGTTGGTTTAGGAAACTACGGTTTAGATGAGTTGCCACTCGGTATATATCGTTTTTTAATACAACAACCGCTTGTTTATACTAGGACACTAGACCATCCTGTAATTAATCAATTACAAGATGAACTTAAATTCGAAAGTTTTGATACTATTTATGAAAAGAATGAAGATTTCGATTCTGTGTATCAACAAATTGTTGATGTATTAATAGAAAAAGCGCAATCACAAGATGTTGTCTATGCCGTACCTGGACATCCACGTGTAGCTGAAACAACGACGGCCAAGTTGTTAGACTACAATGACCATCATCAAGACGTGAATGTTAAAATGCTAGGTGGTAAAAGTTTTATTGATGATATCTTCGCAGCGATTAACCAAGATCCTAACGATGGTTTCACTTTGTTAGATGGTACGGCATTGACCGAACAGTTATTAAATGTGCGTACACATACACTTATTACTCAGGTATATAGTGCTATGGTTGCAGCAGATATTAAAATTACTTTGATGGAACATTATCCAGATGATTTTCCAGTCAAAATAGTGACTGGCGCACATAGCACTGGCGCCTCTGTACTAGAGGTACCTCTATTTGAACTTGATCATCACGAAGACGCATTTAATAATTTAACAAGTGTCTACGTTCCTAAAGTGACAAATGATGAAGTATTATATCGAAACTTTGATTATGCAGTAGAGATTATAGATCGCTTAGTCGATGATGAAACTGGTTGTCCATGGGATCGTGTTCAAACTCATGCCTCCCTCAAACGCTATCTATTGGAAGAAAGCTTTGAATTATTCGAAGCAATTGATAATGAAGATGATTGGCACATGATAGAAGAATTAGGAGATATCTTACTTCAAGTTCTCTTACATGCAAGTATTGGCAAAAAAGAAGGCTATATGGACATTCAAGAAATCATTGAAAGCTTAAGTGCTAAGATGATTCGTCGTCATCCACATATTTTTGGTGATGAAAAAGCAGCATCGATAGAAGAACTAAATGACATTTGGCAGACAGCTAAAAGTAAAGAAGGTAAAGCACCACGAGTTAAATTTGAGAAAGTATTTGCAGACCACTTCATGGCATTGTATGATAAAACCAAAAATAAGGATTTTGATGAAGAAACCCTTAGAAACTTTTTGCAACAAGGGGAGAAAGATTCATGA